Proteins from a genomic interval of Rubinisphaera italica:
- a CDS encoding DUF1549 domain-containing protein — protein sequence MTQSLRLIFGFILSSQLLSSSLLQAEQSEVEFFEKKIRPVLVKHCYECHSVEASAVKGGLLLDSREGLLAGGDSGPSLVPGKSAESTLIESLKYESYEMPPSGKLPEHVIRDFEQWVDTGAIDPRAPTQKKAQAGIDWEAARQFWAYQPLPESTPAGLSTTKLIDQSLQQALDKVGATPNSIASPEQRIRRLYYDLTGLPPSPQQIMDFVNDPSADRWENTVEELLASKQFGEHWGRHWLDVVRYADSNGNDFNATYHNAWRYRNYVIEAFNNDKPFDRFLREQIAGDLMPAKDPQEQYNHLVATGFLMVGPKMLSERDKEKLEFDIVDEQIDSIGKAFLGLSLGCARCHDHKFDPIPTADYYALAGIFRSTQVLDGESQKYVSDWVRRELPTTKEHREQLALYNEQTKTLTTALKAEEKTLKKTEQTLKEFQEGQDAYTIDNLKAKLTGNWTSSTYSKDFIGSDYIHDNKEKSPVKTALFSMTIGKAGKYHVRFGYKGNSGRDEKVPVTIKHGEQEQTFFIDQTKPAPIRGQFIELGEFEYVAGDVVEVIISNEGTTGYVIVDAVQFLLHRESSEESLDADRLAKLEKAVNAAKSALKSSQDKLAELKKNAPKPLPLAFAVKDREDCDDCEIMIRGDHLNKGEVVSRGTLQIISGEQASLKNPTGSGRLEFANWITSDAAPLASRVYVNRLWLYLFGEGIVRSVDNFGALGIPPSHPELLDALALRFTESNWSTKEMVRAIVMTEAYQRSTENNLDSYKLDPENRLLWRSHRRPLTAEEILDTFLVYRDSLDQTQAESTVSQFGTLVVNNNSNAQSKTEQGVTALKRTIYQPVLRSQLSELAYLFDFANPEMVVGKRPPTNVPAQALFLMNNDLPRQTASALVSQMFEEHGTGSFTILNDLYLKIFGRLPDKADDQLAKNYLQTRLEDTTDTAEIKAAWTDYVQAMLASTEFRYLD from the coding sequence ATGACTCAGTCCTTACGCTTAATTTTCGGATTTATTCTCAGCTCTCAACTTCTCAGTTCTAGCCTGTTACAGGCTGAGCAAAGTGAAGTCGAGTTCTTTGAGAAAAAAATCCGGCCTGTACTCGTCAAGCATTGTTACGAATGCCATTCGGTCGAAGCGAGTGCCGTTAAAGGGGGCTTGCTGCTGGACAGTCGGGAAGGCTTGCTGGCCGGTGGAGATTCCGGCCCCTCGCTTGTGCCGGGCAAATCGGCGGAAAGTACGCTGATTGAATCGCTCAAATACGAAAGCTACGAAATGCCCCCGTCTGGCAAATTGCCAGAGCATGTGATTCGCGATTTCGAACAGTGGGTTGATACCGGCGCGATCGATCCTCGGGCTCCGACACAAAAAAAAGCACAGGCTGGCATCGACTGGGAGGCGGCTCGTCAATTCTGGGCTTATCAGCCTCTGCCGGAAAGTACTCCTGCAGGACTCTCGACAACCAAGTTGATTGATCAATCTCTGCAGCAGGCACTCGATAAAGTTGGAGCCACGCCTAATTCCATCGCCAGTCCTGAACAGAGAATTCGCAGGTTGTATTATGATTTAACAGGCTTGCCTCCATCACCCCAGCAGATTATGGACTTCGTGAATGACCCCTCTGCTGACCGCTGGGAGAATACCGTCGAAGAGTTGCTGGCTTCCAAACAGTTCGGAGAACACTGGGGCCGTCACTGGCTCGATGTTGTTCGTTACGCCGACTCCAACGGTAACGACTTCAATGCCACTTATCATAATGCGTGGCGGTATCGCAATTATGTGATTGAGGCATTCAATAACGACAAACCATTCGATCGGTTTCTTCGCGAGCAGATTGCAGGCGACCTGATGCCCGCGAAGGATCCGCAGGAGCAATACAATCATCTAGTCGCGACCGGCTTTCTGATGGTCGGCCCGAAAATGCTGAGTGAACGGGATAAAGAGAAACTTGAGTTCGATATCGTCGATGAACAGATCGATTCCATCGGTAAAGCCTTCCTCGGGCTCTCGCTGGGCTGTGCCCGTTGTCACGATCACAAATTCGATCCCATCCCAACAGCCGACTACTACGCCCTAGCCGGCATCTTCCGCAGCACTCAGGTGCTTGATGGGGAAAGCCAGAAGTATGTTTCCGACTGGGTGCGTCGAGAATTACCGACTACGAAAGAGCATCGTGAACAACTCGCCTTATATAACGAACAGACAAAAACTCTGACGACTGCCCTTAAAGCCGAGGAAAAAACTCTCAAGAAGACTGAACAAACCCTGAAAGAATTTCAGGAAGGCCAGGATGCCTATACGATTGATAATCTCAAGGCGAAACTGACAGGCAACTGGACTTCCTCCACTTACAGCAAGGATTTCATCGGTTCCGATTATATTCACGACAACAAAGAAAAATCGCCCGTCAAGACGGCTCTGTTTTCCATGACGATCGGCAAAGCCGGAAAGTATCACGTTCGTTTCGGTTACAAAGGAAACTCGGGACGGGATGAAAAAGTTCCTGTCACGATTAAACATGGTGAGCAGGAGCAGACGTTCTTTATCGACCAGACAAAACCGGCTCCAATTCGAGGCCAGTTCATTGAGCTGGGAGAATTTGAGTATGTCGCAGGGGATGTCGTTGAGGTGATAATCAGCAACGAAGGAACCACCGGCTACGTGATTGTCGATGCGGTTCAGTTCCTGTTGCATCGGGAAAGTTCTGAGGAATCGCTTGATGCAGATCGGCTTGCCAAGTTAGAGAAAGCCGTCAACGCGGCAAAGAGTGCTCTCAAATCTTCGCAGGACAAACTGGCTGAGTTGAAGAAAAACGCTCCCAAACCGTTGCCTCTCGCGTTTGCGGTGAAAGATCGTGAAGACTGCGACGATTGTGAAATTATGATCCGTGGCGACCATCTCAATAAAGGAGAAGTCGTTTCCCGCGGTACCCTGCAGATTATCAGCGGTGAACAGGCCAGCTTGAAGAATCCGACCGGCAGCGGTCGGCTGGAGTTCGCCAACTGGATTACTTCCGATGCCGCTCCGCTGGCGAGTCGGGTGTATGTCAATCGACTGTGGCTGTATCTGTTCGGCGAAGGAATTGTCCGCTCTGTCGATAACTTCGGAGCCCTCGGCATCCCGCCAAGTCATCCTGAACTTCTCGATGCTCTGGCATTACGATTCACAGAATCCAACTGGTCGACCAAAGAAATGGTCCGGGCCATCGTAATGACGGAAGCCTATCAACGATCCACGGAAAACAACCTGGATTCTTACAAGCTCGACCCAGAAAACCGCCTGTTGTGGCGGTCGCATCGACGACCACTCACAGCCGAAGAGATTCTAGATACGTTTCTCGTCTATCGGGATTCCCTCGATCAAACACAGGCCGAATCGACAGTTTCTCAGTTTGGAACGCTGGTTGTGAACAATAACAGCAACGCTCAAAGCAAAACCGAACAGGGAGTGACAGCACTCAAGCGAACCATTTATCAGCCCGTTCTTAGAAGCCAACTCTCGGAACTGGCCTACCTGTTCGATTTTGCGAATCCAGAAATGGTTGTTGGGAAACGTCCTCCCACGAACGTGCCGGCTCAGGCTCTGTTTTTAATGAACAACGATCTCCCCCGTCAGACAGCCAGTGCCCTTGTCTCGCAAATGTTCGAAGAGCATGGAACAGGTTCGTTTACGATTCTGAACGATTTGTATCTGAAAATTTTCGGTCGACTGCCCGACAAGGCAGACGATCAACTCGCGAAGAATTATCTGCAAACTCGACTTGAAGACACGACTGACACCGCAGAGATCAAAGCCGCCTGGACCGATTATGTTCAAGCGATGCTGGCCTCGACGGAATTTCGATATCTCGATTGA
- a CDS encoding DUF1501 domain-containing protein: MNTESLSNCGCELPSRRQLLQSATCGFGGMAMLDLLAREGKAAPALEKMHHAPKAKRVIFLFMHGGPSQVDTFDYKPQLQKDDGKSLPFEAAKNIDAVSKLMKSPWKFSRHGESGLWASELFPEVAKQIDDLCIIKSMHSKGQSHGQAVSMLHTGSDSLIRPSVGSWVSYGLGNENENLPAFMAISPPTAHGGPRNYGSAFLPAKHQATTLGRAGSLGSGRINNTHNKLMDSQEQRQHLNLIQQLNQNHLKSVGQGPDIEGAIEAFELAYRMQTIAPEVLDIDHETPDTYKRYGIDEKVTSNFGKQCLMARRLAESGVRYIQISTGNVWDQHGNLKSGHEKNALNVDKPIAGLIQDLKLRGLLDETLVVWGGEFGRTPIVQGKNGRDHNPQGFCMWMAGGGVKGGIAFGESDDYGYYAARDRVHMHDLHATILHLMGIDHERLTYRYAGRDFRLTDVHGRVVHEIIA, from the coding sequence ATGAATACAGAATCCCTTTCCAACTGCGGATGTGAACTTCCTTCCCGTCGTCAGTTACTGCAATCGGCGACTTGCGGATTCGGCGGAATGGCGATGCTGGACCTGCTTGCCCGAGAGGGGAAGGCGGCCCCGGCTCTGGAAAAAATGCACCATGCCCCTAAAGCCAAGCGGGTCATCTTCCTCTTCATGCATGGTGGCCCCAGTCAGGTCGATACGTTCGACTACAAACCACAATTGCAGAAAGATGATGGGAAATCTCTGCCCTTTGAAGCGGCCAAGAATATTGATGCCGTCTCCAAGTTAATGAAATCGCCCTGGAAGTTTTCCCGGCACGGCGAAAGCGGTTTATGGGCCTCTGAGTTATTCCCGGAAGTTGCCAAGCAAATTGATGACCTGTGCATCATCAAATCGATGCACTCCAAAGGACAATCCCATGGCCAGGCCGTTTCCATGCTGCACACTGGCTCAGACAGTCTGATCCGCCCCAGCGTAGGCTCATGGGTCTCTTATGGGCTGGGAAATGAGAACGAAAACCTGCCTGCCTTCATGGCGATTTCTCCTCCCACCGCACATGGTGGACCACGAAATTACGGCTCGGCTTTTCTTCCCGCAAAACATCAGGCCACGACATTAGGAAGAGCCGGGTCTCTGGGTTCAGGTCGTATCAACAATACCCACAACAAACTGATGGACTCTCAGGAACAGCGACAACATCTTAATTTGATCCAGCAGCTGAATCAGAACCACCTCAAATCGGTCGGGCAAGGTCCAGATATTGAAGGGGCGATTGAAGCGTTCGAACTGGCGTATCGCATGCAAACCATTGCCCCAGAAGTTCTCGATATCGATCACGAAACGCCAGACACTTACAAACGGTATGGCATCGATGAAAAAGTGACGTCGAACTTCGGCAAGCAATGCCTGATGGCTCGCCGTCTGGCGGAATCGGGTGTCCGCTACATTCAGATCTCGACGGGCAATGTCTGGGATCAGCATGGTAACCTGAAATCCGGCCATGAAAAGAATGCTCTCAATGTCGACAAACCGATTGCAGGGTTGATTCAGGATCTCAAACTCCGTGGCCTGCTCGACGAAACCCTGGTCGTCTGGGGTGGTGAGTTCGGTCGCACACCGATTGTGCAAGGGAAGAACGGTCGCGATCACAATCCTCAGGGCTTCTGCATGTGGATGGCTGGTGGCGGAGTAAAGGGTGGCATCGCTTTCGGAGAATCCGACGACTATGGCTACTACGCCGCCCGCGACCGTGTGCATATGCACGATTTACACGCCACGATTTTACATTTGATGGGCATCGATCATGAGCGACTCACCTATCGCTATGCTGGACGAGATTTCCGTTTGACCGATGTTCACGGAAGGGTTGTTCATGAAATTATCGCTTAA
- a CDS encoding rhodanese-like domain-containing protein, whose amino-acid sequence MKLSLKVSSTFQTIPLLFLVMATMLLASDCTAYAQAKPAKQKKSKMSPLEISCQDVKTMLDDEEQKFLFLDCREQDEFDHVKIEGAVLLPMSEITERVSEIEEHKNKPIIIHCHHGGRSLRVTNWLIQQGFTNVKSMAGGIDEWSETIDSSKPRY is encoded by the coding sequence ATGAAATTATCGCTTAAAGTATCTTCAACATTTCAGACCATACCATTGTTGTTCCTCGTAATGGCGACTATGTTGCTGGCTAGTGACTGTACTGCATATGCTCAAGCCAAACCCGCCAAGCAGAAGAAATCAAAAATGAGCCCTCTGGAAATCAGCTGCCAGGATGTGAAAACGATGCTCGATGATGAGGAACAGAAATTTCTGTTTCTCGATTGCCGCGAGCAGGATGAATTCGATCATGTTAAAATCGAAGGTGCGGTTCTGCTGCCGATGAGTGAAATCACCGAACGGGTGAGTGAAATCGAAGAGCACAAGAATAAACCGATCATCATCCATTGCCATCACGGCGGACGCAGCCTGCGTGTGACCAACTGGCTGATTCAGCAGGGGTTCACAAACGTCAAAAGCATGGCTGGCGGGATCGATGAATGGTCGGAAACGATTGATTCTTCAAAGCCCCGTTATTAA
- the asnB gene encoding asparagine synthase (glutamine-hydrolyzing) — protein sequence MCGILGLVAADRRSLNIDDAVVITMRETMHFRGPDEAGLLRIGDSAILAHRRLSIRDPLHGQQPWTSGDQRYTLTYNGELYNTDELNALTAQSFDQPLSTRCDTELLMRTLIAQGAEGIPHLQGMFAFGFYDVQEHRLILARDRFGIKPLYYAIINNVLVFASSITAIQKHPDFQSRPNRRALIHYLMTLRTHFGEDAMIEGIKQVPPGCVLTFDELGISVKRYWDYPKINEDLTETETESRLQQQFSLAVQKRIVSDVPVGMMLSGGVDSSLLGTYVKETLGEDFTAECGVGQTEEAEEESQFARQAAEYLSCKFDLVTVDEQSYQIGWRELLAQTGQPLATPSDVIIYRLAQSLQQKVGVVLGGEGADELLCGYTPVHGIGRDYDELQRLIQAEDEAPEALEYFLQQIESLYGTSQKATLAEMYFALATIFPPQAIEVLIPDSTSDLQEIHKYYQKQLKVKKGKPHAGLQAMIRFLHQENLQSLLSRLDQATMAAALEARVPYTDHQLVEAIWSTPLEHRFKIHDEKFEYEQLSIQLERDEILESKSVLRLLARRRLPEELANRRKASFPTPVHEWMQKEWGTWVHSTLTHSDFLKQQFEPKQLQELVENPQQAGMLLWPLLNLALWGEQFSG from the coding sequence TTGTGTGGAATCCTCGGGCTCGTCGCAGCCGATCGGCGATCGCTTAATATAGATGATGCCGTCGTCATCACCATGCGTGAGACCATGCACTTCCGTGGTCCCGATGAAGCCGGACTGCTTCGAATCGGCGACTCTGCAATTCTCGCTCACAGGCGCCTCTCCATTCGTGATCCGCTGCATGGTCAACAGCCGTGGACATCTGGCGATCAGCGTTACACGCTGACTTACAATGGCGAGTTGTACAATACCGACGAATTGAATGCATTAACCGCACAGAGCTTCGATCAGCCGTTGAGCACTCGCTGCGATACCGAACTGCTGATGCGAACGCTCATCGCTCAAGGAGCGGAGGGTATTCCTCATCTTCAGGGAATGTTCGCATTCGGATTTTACGACGTTCAGGAACATCGGCTGATACTCGCCCGGGATCGCTTCGGGATCAAACCTCTCTATTACGCCATCATCAATAATGTGCTCGTATTCGCGAGCAGCATCACTGCAATTCAGAAACATCCTGATTTTCAATCGCGTCCCAATCGTCGTGCCCTCATTCATTATCTGATGACTCTGCGGACTCACTTCGGTGAAGACGCAATGATTGAAGGAATTAAACAGGTGCCGCCCGGTTGTGTGCTTACGTTTGATGAATTGGGAATCAGTGTCAAACGCTACTGGGATTATCCGAAGATTAATGAAGATCTCACCGAAACGGAGACCGAGTCGCGACTGCAACAACAGTTTTCACTAGCCGTTCAGAAACGCATCGTCAGCGATGTCCCCGTCGGCATGATGCTTTCAGGTGGCGTCGATTCTTCACTTCTGGGGACATACGTCAAAGAAACACTGGGAGAGGACTTCACTGCGGAATGTGGAGTCGGCCAGACAGAGGAAGCCGAGGAGGAATCGCAGTTTGCCCGACAGGCGGCTGAATATCTGAGTTGCAAGTTTGACCTCGTTACAGTCGACGAGCAATCGTATCAAATTGGCTGGCGGGAATTGCTGGCTCAAACCGGTCAGCCGCTGGCGACGCCTTCGGATGTGATTATTTATCGTCTCGCGCAGTCGCTTCAGCAGAAAGTGGGAGTGGTCCTCGGAGGCGAAGGAGCTGATGAGTTATTGTGTGGTTACACGCCGGTTCACGGAATTGGTCGGGATTACGATGAACTGCAACGGCTGATCCAGGCTGAGGATGAAGCCCCAGAAGCTCTGGAATATTTTCTGCAGCAAATCGAATCCCTTTACGGCACCTCTCAAAAAGCAACTTTGGCGGAGATGTATTTTGCTTTGGCGACTATCTTTCCGCCTCAAGCCATTGAAGTATTAATTCCTGACTCTACATCGGACCTGCAGGAAATCCATAAGTATTATCAGAAACAATTGAAAGTCAAAAAGGGCAAACCTCATGCGGGCTTGCAGGCAATGATCCGATTTCTGCATCAGGAAAATCTGCAATCGCTGCTTTCCCGACTTGATCAGGCAACCATGGCTGCAGCGCTGGAAGCTCGGGTTCCCTATACCGACCATCAACTTGTCGAAGCAATCTGGTCGACGCCGCTCGAGCATCGATTTAAAATCCATGACGAGAAATTTGAGTACGAACAGCTATCGATTCAGTTGGAGCGGGATGAAATTCTGGAATCCAAATCGGTGCTCCGCTTGTTGGCCAGACGTCGTCTGCCTGAAGAACTGGCGAATCGCCGCAAAGCGAGTTTTCCGACGCCAGTGCACGAATGGATGCAAAAGGAATGGGGAACGTGGGTTCATTCCACTTTGACACATAGCGATTTTCTCAAGCAGCAATTCGAACCGAAACAGCTTCAGGAACTTGTCGAAAATCCACAACAGGCAGGAATGCTACTTTGGCCTCTGTTGAATCTGGCACTCTGGGGGGAGCAATTTTCTGGCTAA